Within Deltaproteobacteria bacterium CG11_big_fil_rev_8_21_14_0_20_42_23, the genomic segment TGTTCCATTTTTTGAGGTTGATTTTTGTTGAGCCTCCGAAAAAACACACCGCTCAAGGTCCGCTATCTTGAAAAAATGGGTTTTTCAGGGGGAACAAGCTACAAAAATTGCAAAACCAACTTTCCCCTTGCAAAGTGAACGCCCTGCAGAGCAGTCAATGATGATCGGATATTTAACCTCATCTCGCCAAGCACAGATGTAAAATCGATTTAGGAGAATTTATGGCTCAAGAAGAACAAAAATTAGACAACAAGGACCTGACTGTTTCTCAAATTGATAGGCAAAATATTTTAAATAATCCCTTTGCGCTACAAGAAGTGGAAAAAGCCACGAGAATTCAGGGGATCCCTTTTGAAGGAAAAAGTATTGTTTTAAAGGAGCAAGTTGCCAGATTCTTTGAGGTTTCTCTTAGGACAGTGGAAAGCTATCTAGAAAAATATGATCAAGAGTTGGGGCAAAATGGTTACGAGGTTTTGAAGGGTAAGAGACTGAAAACACTTAAGAAATCAATATCGACTCTTGATGATCCCGAAGCAAACTTCGGTACCATCGCTAAGTCCTCGATATTAGGTATCTTTGATTTTAGAGCCTTTTTGAATTTGGCCATGCTTTTGGTAGAAAGTGAGCGTGCAAGACTCTTGCGGAAGACCATTTTGGATATTGTTATTGATACCATAAACCAGCGAACTGGCGGATCTACAAAATACATCAATCAACGTGATGAAGATTACATAATCTCTTATTTTCAAGAAGAAAATTATCGCAAGGAATTTACCAATGCTCTGCGTGATTATGTGGATATGGGGCAATTTAAATATCCCATGTATACTGACAAAGTTTATGTAAGTATTTTTAAAGAAAACGCTCAAGAGTATCGCAAGATTTTGAAGCTACACGACAAAGAGAATGTGCGAGAAACTTTTTACTCTGAAATTCTAGATTTAGTTTCTTCCTACGAATACGGGTTTGCAAAACTATTAGAAGCTTCTTTTCAGAAGCGCGGACGCAAACTATCTTTTCAAGAAGTGGATCACATTTTTTCTGAATTTGAAAAGCAAGCTCTTTGGAAACCATTAATCGAGAAAGCTCGTATCAAGATGGCCAGTCGTGATTTGGCTTTTCGTGATGCCTTACATAAGCAACTTTCTGAATATGTAACCCCAATCAATCGTGATGAATTTGAACGTTTCTTAGGAGAAAAAGGCAAAGAACTCGCAGAGCGATTGGAAGAAGCAAAGGATGTGATGAAACGATTGAAAGAGCGGGATTAAGATGGCGATCTTGTATCTGACACTTGAGCAGGCTATTGAAACTCATCGCAAGACAATTGAAGTGAGCGGTGGTGGAACGCTCCAGCATCTCGATATGGGTAAGCTTGAAAGTATTTTGAAACACATACAAAACGATGATTATTACCCATCATTTGAAGATAAGCTGACGCATTTATTTTTCAGCGCCAATAAATTTCACTGCTTTGCAGATGGAAATAAGCGGATATCCATTGCGCTCTGTGCACAGATGTTGCTTTTGAATGGTTATCTCTATTGTGTGAGTCAATTTTTGAGAGACATGGAAAATATTAGCTATCACGTTGCGGCAGGCTCTATAGACAAAACACTTTTGCATGAGATTATTACCGCATTTATTGCTGAAGAAATGGATAACGAATCGCTAAAGCTTAAAATTTTAAATGCTCTTTTAGGACCGACGACACGGAAAAAGAAAACCACTTCATGAAACCTAAACACATCACCGCCACCCACCTCTACAACTTCAAAAAATGCGCCTATCGGCCGTTTCTTGATTTCAATGGCGATCCTGCTCTCAAAGTTGAAATTCATCCACTGGTAAAATTGCTGTGGGATTCTGGTGTGCAGTACGAAGCAAAAGTGATTGAATCG encodes:
- a CDS encoding DNA-binding protein, with the translated sequence MAQEEQKLDNKDLTVSQIDRQNILNNPFALQEVEKATRIQGIPFEGKSIVLKEQVARFFEVSLRTVESYLEKYDQELGQNGYEVLKGKRLKTLKKSISTLDDPEANFGTIAKSSILGIFDFRAFLNLAMLLVESERARLLRKTILDIVIDTINQRTGGSTKYINQRDEDYIISYFQEENYRKEFTNALRDYVDMGQFKYPMYTDKVYVSIFKENAQEYRKILKLHDKENVRETFYSEILDLVSSYEYGFAKLLEASFQKRGRKLSFQEVDHIFSEFEKQALWKPLIEKARIKMASRDLAFRDALHKQLSEYVTPINRDEFERFLGEKGKELAERLEEAKDVMKRLKERD
- a CDS encoding type II toxin-antitoxin system death-on-curing family toxin — translated: MAILYLTLEQAIETHRKTIEVSGGGTLQHLDMGKLESILKHIQNDDYYPSFEDKLTHLFFSANKFHCFADGNKRISIALCAQMLLLNGYLYCVSQFLRDMENISYHVAAGSIDKTLLHEIITAFIAEEMDNESLKLKILNALLGPTTRKKKTTS